The proteins below are encoded in one region of Apium graveolens cultivar Ventura chromosome 4, ASM990537v1, whole genome shotgun sequence:
- the LOC141717100 gene encoding chemocyanin-like produces the protein MQQYFNCSQMAPKLHLISLLVILSVSSECTASTYMVGGTSGWDISTNLDSWTTDKQFNVGDVLVFVYSSTHSVWKVNKDNYETCNTKNLRESGNQGNSSFTLTEPGDSYYICGNKLHCLGGMKLKVTAIGDSNSTVESPAESPVSAQAPKSGGRVSNLPRPLSKNNKPSNVVPSSAAPPLFNVTLSEFLSIGLFGFLISILT, from the exons ATGCAACAATATTTCAATTGCTCACAAATGGCGCCAAAACTACACCTCATTTCTCTTCTTGTAATCCTCAGTGTTTCATCAGAATGCACGGCTTCAACCTACATGGTGGGGGGCACTTCCGGTTGGGACATCAGCACTAATCTCGATTCGTGGACGACCGATAAACAATTCAATGTCGGCGATGTTCTTG TTTTTGTATACTCATCAACACACAGTGTTTGGAAGGTAAACAAAGACAACTACGAAACATGCAATACAAAAAATTTACGAGAATCAGGTAACCAGGGGAATTCATCGTTTACCTTGACAGAACCAGGTGATAGCTACTATATTTGCGGTAACAAGTTACATTGTCTGGGAGGAATGAAACTTAAGGTTACTGCTATAGGAGATTCTAATTCTACTGTAGAATCTCCGGCTGAATCTCCGGTTAGTGCTCAGGCGCCGAAATCTGGGGGAAGAGTATCCAATCTTCCTCGACCTTTGTCGAAGAATAATAAGCCTTCGAATGTTGTTCCCAGTTCAGCAGCACCCCCGTTGTTTAATGTTACGTTATCTGAGTTTTTGTCCATTGGATTGTTTGGTTTTCTAATATCCATATTGACTTGA
- the LOC141720822 gene encoding peptide methionine sulfoxide reductase A3-like, protein MIIIKTTTTTSPPSSLFITSLPHISLSLKTNLSPKPKRPSSYSLYTSPKMNFLSRLGFGSRTPPQSYTTDPSSSIALGPDDDVPGPGQEFAQFGAGCFWGVELAFQRVPGVTKTEVGYSQGVVHNPSYNDVCSETTKHSEVVRVQYDLKECSYGSLLDVFWSRHDPTTLNRQGNDVGTQYRSGIYYYTPEQEKEALESLERQQKLLNRKIVTEILPAKKFYRAEEYHQQYLAKGGRFGFRQSTEKGCNDPIRCYG, encoded by the exons ATGATCATCATCAAAACTACCACCACCACTTCTCCACCCTCATCTCTCTTCATCACCTCTCTCCCccacatctctctctctctaaaaaCCAATCTCTCTCCCAAACCCAAAAGACCCTCCTCCTACTCTCTCTACACTTCCCCAAAGATGAACTTTCTCTCCAGACTCGGCTTCGGTTCAAGAACACCGCCCCAATCATACACCACCGACCCATCTTCCTCTATTGCTCTAGGACCCGACGATGATGTTCCGGGTCCGGGTCAAGAATTTGCCCAGTTCGGAGCCGGGTGTTTCTGGGGGGTGGAGCTGGCGTTTCAGAGAGTGCCTGGTGTGACTAAAACTGAAGTTGGGTATTCTCAAGGTGTGGTTCATAATCCTAGTTATAATGATGTTTGTTCCGAAACTACGAAACATTCGGAGGTTGTGAGGGTTCAGTATGATCTCAAAGAGTGTAGTTATGGGAGTTTGCTTGATGTGTTTTGGTCTAGACATGATCCTACTACACTTAATCGCCAG GGAAATGATGTTGGCACACAGTATCGTTCCGGAATATATTACTACACACCTGAGCAAGAGAAGGAAGCATTAGAAAGCTTAGAAAGACAACAGAAGCTCTTGAACAGGAAAATTGTAACGGAGATTCTACCTGCCAAAAAGTTTTATCGGGCTGAGGAGTACCATCAGCAATACCTTGCTAAGGGTGGTCGATTTGGTTTTAGACAATCTACTGAGAAAGGCTGCAACGACCCGATTAGGTGCTATGGTTAA
- the LOC141720823 gene encoding histone-lysine N-methyltransferase, H3 lysine-9 specific SUVH5-like, whose translation MERRLHKLPGKHSLEHGGQEPPYCLRSFKRHKVSASPQFPKSIGAIVGEFYGTSNAGVTTVEPEFENVKAGLSPIELESVSLKPPVLQCKASSMNVEKGLLGVLEKPELHNAGNYSFIRKHFDILPSSDTSMPCVLPRKYPPPKIRKGVTIFREFPPDCGRRNLDMFSKFDVLPERKSSKGKQCQAEMEQIGGGSSDVSSESASVAEGKTLEDINDKVKAESEKGAHADKAELFEKVNHCEWKFNQEAGSDAITNTSFPVSNSSQANSSSKMACATEGYDEKRFELLGHKGSYFLLLKHNDIKFNDGGTASRKGVKASDCASATYASGGCSDKVYELMGHKGSYYLLLKHDDTIFSAAEENQGGVKASDCTEATVASDGCSDSIHELMGHEGSYYLLVKDNDANFHVPFVEADVCNVEADVHNVEADWKHNSNLSGKPSISLTADSNQEALCRSKVREVLNLFQKTLKARLLKNQVTIKAQGKNQTISSDVYEEVAMILKQQMKWINMNKQVLGAVPGVEVGDQFQYRAELVIVGVHAQFVASIDYMEKDGKKIATSIVSTHCYSDVEKLSDVIFFCEGGIQTITDQKLNDQTLVRGNLALKNSMDEETPVRVIRGFQSLEGKSTTYTYDGLFTVIKFSQERAQNGEWVYMFQLNRMQGQPKLKVNKLGRYGKSKALYYRTLIDDISYGNEKIPIPVVNDIDNSKPPAFSYITKMVYPKLKKSANPRGCRCSDGCSDLVRCSCVVRNDGRVPFNENGALIKAKETFVYECGPSCKCPPSCMNRVSQHGLKIQLEVFKTETRGWGIRSRNFISSGSFICEYVGELLDDKQAEERIGFDEYLFDIGDEDGFAIDAAKIGNIGRFVNHSCSPNLYAQDVLFDHDDKMMPHVMLFATTKIYPLQELTYNYNYKIGKVSDSNGNVKMKKCYCGSRKCKGRLY comes from the exons AT GGAGAGAAGATTACATAAACTACCTGGAAAACATTCGCTTGAACATGGTGGGCAGGAGCCTCCTTATTGTCTGCGTAGCTTCAAGCGCCATAAAGTTTCTGCAAGTCCACAGTTTCCTAAAAGTATTGGGGCAATTGTTGGTGAATTTTATGGAACATCTAATGCAGGGGTAACCACTGTTGAACCGGAATTCGAAAATGTGAAGGCCGGACTTTCACCAATTGAATTGGAATCCGTGTCTCTGAAGCCTCCAGTGTTGCAATGTAAAGCTTCTTCGATGAATGTTGAAAAGGGATTATTAGGAGTTCTGGAGAAACCTGAATTGCATAATGCGGGGAATTATAGTTTTATACGTAAGCATTTCGATATCCTGCCTTCCTCTGACACATCTATGCCTTGTGTACTTCCTAGAAAATATCCACCTCCAAAGATTCGAAAAGGGGTTACCATCTTTCGGGAATTTCCACCAGACTGTGGAAGACGGAATCTTGATATGTTTTCTAAATTTGATGTTTTGCCTGAGAGAAAATCTAGCAAGGGAAAGCAGTGTCAAGCTGAAATGGAACAAATTGGAGGCGGATCTAGTGACGTTAGCAGCGAATCTGCAAGCGTAGCAGAAGGAAAGACACTAGAAGATATCAATGATAAGGTAAAAGCAGAAAGTGAAAAGGGTGCTCACGCGGACAAGGCTGAGTTGTTTGAAAAGGTCAATCATTGCGAATGGAAGTTTAATCAGGAAGCGGGCAGCGATGCAATTACCAATACATCTTTTCCAGTAAGTAACTCATCACAAGCAAATTCAAGTTCAAAAATGGCATGTGCTACTGAAGGATATGATGAAAAAAGATTTGAGCTATTGGGTCATAAAGGATCTTATTTTCTGCTTTTGAAACACAATGATATCAAATTTAATGATGGTGGGACTGCCAGTCGAAAGGGAGTAAAAGCTTCAGATTGTGCATCAGCAACTTATGCTTCTGGTGGATGCAGTGACAAAGTATATGAGCTCATGGGTCATAAAGGATCTTATTATCTGCTTCTGAAACACGATGATACCATATTTAGCGCCGCTGAAGAAAATCAAGGGGGAGTGAAAGCCTCAGATTGTACAGAAGCAACTGTTGCTTCTGATGGATGCAGTGACAGCATACATGAGCTCATGGGTCATGAGGGATCTTATTATCTGCTTGTGAAAGACAATGATGCCAATTTTCATGTTCCTTTTGTAGAAGCTGATGTATGTAACGTGGAAGCTGATGTACATAATGTGGAAGCTGATTGGAAGCACAATAGTAATCTTTCAGGGAAACCATCAATAAGTTTAACTGCCGACAGTAACCAGGAAGCATTATGCCGTAGTAAAGTGCGGGAGGTTTTAAATCTATTTCAGAAGACACTTAAAGCACGGTTGCTGAAGAATCAAGTTACAATAAAGGCACAGGGAAAAAATCAGACGATATCGTCAGATGTTTATGAGGAGGTAGCAATGATACTTAAGCAACAAATGAAATGGATTAATATGAATAAACAAGTTTTAGGTGCTGTCCCTGGGGTAGAAGTTGGTGACCAATTTCAATACAGGGCTGAACTTGTCATTGTTGGAGTGCATGCTCAGTTTGTTGCTAGTATTGATTACATGGAAAAGGATGGCAAGAAGATCGCCACAAGCATAGTGTCCACCCATTGTTATTCCGATGTTGAAAAGTTATCAGATGTCATCTTTTTTTGCGAAGGTGGAATCCAAACAATAACCGACCAAAAGTTAAATGATCAGACACTTGTGCGAGGTAACCTTGCCTTGAAGAATAGCATGGACGAAGAAACTCCAGTAAGGGTCATTCGAGGTTTTCAATCTTTGGAGGGAAAAAGCACTACATATACATATGATGGATTATTTACTGTAATTAAGTTTAGTCAAGAGAGAGCGCAAAATGGTGAATGGGTATATATGTTTCAATTAAATAGAATGCAAGGTCAGCCTAAACTTAAAGTAAATAAATTGGGAAGGTATGGAAAATCTAAGGCTCTCTACTATCGCACGTTGATAGATGATATTTCTTACGGGAATGAAAAAATACCTATCCCTGTTGTGAATGACATAGACAATAGCAAACCTCCGGCTTTCAGTTATATAACCAAAATGGTATATCCAAAATTGAAGAAGTCCGCAAATCCAAGAGGTTGCCGTTGCAGTGACGGGTGCTCTGATCTTGTAAGATGTTCTTGTGTGGTCAGAAATGATGGCAGGGTGCCTTTTAATGAAAATGGAGCTCTCATTAAAGCTAAAGAAACTTTTGTCTATGAGTGTGGTCCTTCTTGCAAATGTCCCCCCTCTTGTATGAATAGAGTTAGTCAACATGGCCTAAAAATTCAATTAGAGGTATTCAAAACGGAAACGAGAGGGTGGGGCATTCGATCACGAAATTTTATTTCATCCGGAAGTTTTATATGCGAGTATGTTGGTGAGTTGCTTGATGACAAACAAGCGGAGGAAAGGATAGGTTTTGATGAATATTTATTTGATATAGGAGACGAGGATGGGTTTGCTATTGATGCGGCAAAAATTGGAAATATAGGAAGATTTGTGAATCATAGTTGTTCACCAAACTTATATGCTCAAGATGTTCTTTTTGATCATGATGACAAGATGATGCCTCATGTGATGCTATTCGCCACAACAAAAATTTATCCTTTACAAGAGTTGACTTATAATTATAATTACAAAATTGGTAAAGTTTCCGATTCAAACGGGAatgtcaagatgaagaaatgttATTGCGGTTCTCGTAAGTGCAAGGGGAGGTTATATTAA